The Lepus europaeus isolate LE1 chromosome 5, mLepTim1.pri, whole genome shotgun sequence genome includes the window CCTTCCCATGCCCCTCCTTCAGGTGGCAGGCTGGGAACCACAGCGCCTTTTGGGGCATGACCCTGGAGGAGGGCATTCGCTACCGCCTGGGCACCCACCGCCCCCCTTCGTCCGTCATGAACATGAATGAGATTTATGTAAGTCCATCTTTGCCCACAACCCTGCCACATGCCCCCGAGAACGCAGGTTCCCAGGGACACTAGCACCCTGTGTCCTGCTCCTCTGAGGGCCTGGACATATCGCCTATCAGTAGGCTGTGTGTCCCTGGGAAAGTCACTCCCCTGTTCTGGGCTTTTGCTTCCTGCCTGTAATAGGATGTGCTGTGCTGGCAGAACTGAAGTTGTGATTCTAAGTTTTGTGGCTCCAACAGCGGCCCTTTCTGGCCCCTTTAGCCTGGGAAAAATGCTGTTGGTCCCAGTACAGCTGGGTCAGGGCCCAAGGGGCCGAGGGGTCACCTTGGTATTTTGGGAAGGGAGGCACAGACACTCTTCCAGCTCTGGCCGGAGAGCAACAATTCAAAGAAGCAAATGCTGGCTCGGGGGGATCCCAAGGGAGGAGGGGGCTTGTCTCTTCCCAGGGATCCTCTCGGGGGGAGTGGGGAAGAAACGGGaaccagacccaaagagaaaggGTACAGAAGGGAGCTTCACTGAGCAGGCCTGGACTGGGGCGTGCGCCAGAGGACCTGCCCggcagccacaggcagggggAGCAGAGCTGCCGGGGGGGGCCATCCCGCAGAGGGACATCAGCCCAAGGCGAGGGGGACcagaccctgcccctgcccttgcTCCCCCGAGCCTCTGGCTATTTTCTACCTCCTGCTGTTTGCCTTGGCAGCCTGCCCGGTCACGGGACCCTGccgctccttccctccctgtccttTGTGGCCTGAAGGCCATAGCCCTGGTGGGAAGAAGGGTGTGGCAGATCAGAAGGTGCGGAAGAAAGACGCAGGGTTGAGAGCCAGGGAAGCTGAGCGGCCCTGGTCTGGCTACTTCCTTCTTCCTGGCCTCACGTGCTCCATCCGTACAATGGGACTAGTCACCCACAACCAGCGGTCCCTGAGAGGCGGGGGCACGGAGGACAACCTTTGTCTTGCAGACGGGGCTGGGCTCTGGCGAGGTGCTGCCCACGGCCTTCGAGGCCTCTGAGAAGTGGCCCAACCTGGTCCACGAGCCTCTGGACCAAGGCAACTGTGCGGGCTCCTGGGCCTTCTCCACGGCAGGTAGGGCGAAGGGCAGAGGCTGGCCTGGTGGGAGACGGACACCTGGCCTGAGCCCGCTCACGgcacctctgcctcctcccaccagCCGTGGCGTCTGATCGCGTCTCAATCCATTCCCTGGGACACATGACACCTGTCCTGTCGCCCCAGAACCTGCTGTCCTGTGACACGCACCACCAGCAGGGCTGCCGCGGTGGGCGTCTCGACGGTGCCTGGTGGTTCCTGCGACGCCGAGGGTACGCATTCTGGGGGTGTGGGCAGAGAAGTGGGCAGGGCGccctgtgggcggggcctgggccatGCTGCCCCGCATCACCTTCCTGcaccctcctgctgcctccccagggttgTGTCTGACCACTGCTACCCGTTCTCGGGCCACCAGCAGGACGaggctggccccgccccgccctgcatGATGCATAGCCGGGCTATGGGTAGGGGCAAGCGCCAGGCCACTGCCCGCTGCCCCAATAGCCACGTCCACGCCAATGACATCTACCAAGTCACTCCTGCCTACCGCCTCGGCTCCAACGTAAGTGCGCATGCTGGTgagggggcagaggcaggagagggagtTGGGGGTTAGCCCAAGGCTGGAGCTGCCCACCCTGATGGATGCCCTCCTTCCCCAACCCCTGGCTTCCAGGAGAAGGAGATCATGAAGGAACTTCTGGAGAATGGCCCTGTGCAAGGTAGAGGCCCCGCATCCGGCCCTGGCTCCGGAAGCAGCCAGGTGTCTGTAAAGCACCAAGCCTCTAGGCCACTGGGACTGGGTGCAGTGAGGCCACGTCCACTCCCCTTGGCAGCAcctggagggggcacctggcaggGGCACCTGTGCCTGCACTGAGGGCTGAAGGGGTCCTGCTTTGCCCTCTGCCTACAGCCCTCATGGAGGTGCACGAGGACTTCTTCCTGTACCAGGGTGGCATCTACAGCCACACACCCGTGAGCCTCGAGAGGCCGGAGCACTATCGCCGGCATGGGACCCACTCGGTCAAGATCACAGGGTGAGGGGCTCGTGCGcagagtggggctgggggctctggaGTCTGCTTGAATCCTTCGCAAAGCCAGGAATGCTCCctaccacccccacccacccacccctgttTAAAAAGGAGGAAGCTGAGACCCTTGCTTGGAGGTCATCAAAGAACAGTTCCTTCCTGGCACGCTGGGGTGAAATGACCCCAGTGAGATGCAGCGAAGCAGTCCAGAAtcgctcagcccccagccccagccctgccgacTCCCTGAGTGACCCGGGCAAGGTCACGGCCACGGGGGCCTGTGATGTTGGAGTCTTTGGTTTCAGTGACATTGGTGAAACGTCCAGCCAAGGACGTGGACTCagcagtgggcagctgggacctCCGCGGTCCCCACACATTCGCTGAGTCCCTCCCTTCCcatccccagcacctgcccctccctggtcCCCAGGTGAGGGAGGACAGGCAGATGGGTGAGGTCCTACGGACCCTTCCCACGATGGGGGTCCCTGGATGACGCAGGCCcaagctccctcctcccctcgctctccctctgtcccctccgTGCCTTCGCCCCACGCCACTCTTGGGGCCGCACTCAGAGCTGTGGAAAGGGAAGGAGGTGCAGACAGATACAGAGACCAAGTCACAGCCAAGCTTGGGGTGCATCCAAGCTTCCAAAGGCAGCAGGGGCCCGAGTTGGGTGGCGCCAGGGATGCAGCCCCTGAGAGCAGGTGGATCAGCGCCCGGCCCTGCTCTGCCCGCAGGTGGGGCGAGGAGACGCTGCCTGATGGAAGGACCCTCAAGTACTGGGTGAGTCCTTCGGGGCAGTGTGCCCGAGCCCCtgtctcccacccctgcccctcttTCCCCTCCTCATAGGCTCCTCCTCTTTCCCAGACGGCGGCCAACTCCTGGGGCCCCGCCTGGGGCGAGCGGGGCCACTTCCGCATCCTGCGGGGCACCAACGAGTGTGACATCGAGAGCTTCGTGCTGGGCGTCTGGGGCCGCGTGGGCATGGAGGACATGGGTCATCACTGAGGCTGTGGGCACtaggccaggcctggccccagaGTCCCAGGCAAGAGCAGCCAGTGGGGGAGCCCCCCAGGGTGGGGGACAGCCGCTCCCCCCCGCCCTGAGCCCGATGGAGCCAGGGGCGCAGGCGGGCGCCAGGGCTTTAATCCCCACGGGTTCCGCTGACGCAGCGCCCGGCCTGGGAGCCGCGGGCAGGCAAGGCTGGCGGAGCCCCCAGACCTCCCAGTGGGGACGGGGCAGGACCTggctggggagcagctgggcctgcagatcccagggccctggcttccTCACCCAAGACCACCCAAGCCAGGACACCCACCCCCAAGTCTTCAGCCCCACTACCCCACTCCACCCTGTATTCTTATTcttcaaagatatttatttttcttttcactgtttTAAAGTAAAACCAAAGTgttggggctggcgatgtggcacagtgggttaacccactgcctgcaactcatatgagtgccggttcaagtcccagctgctccacttccggtcccaCTCCTTGCTTATGCGCAGGGACAGCAACAGAGGataacccaggtgcttgggcccctgccatctacgtgggggaccctgatggagttctaggctcctggcttcagtctggcccagccctggccattgcagccactgggggggtctctctctgtaactctgcctttcaaataaataaataaatctttttttaaaaaaaaaaaagcccaagtgTTGGTAACTACAGTGCCTTGGAACCTCCAGGAGTGGTAGGCTGGGCCAGCAGTGGGGTGGCACAGGGTTAGACAGCAGTAAGGACTGCCTGAGGCGCTGCTGGCTGGCAGGGTGGGTGGCCGAGAAATCGCAGCCTCCACTGAGCCTGAATGTCTGCCTGGGGTATTGACCCacttggaggtggggcctgggtgGCATGGCTTTTGGCCTCTTGAGAATGGGAGCCATGGGAACCACCTCTCAGACGCTGAGTCAGCGCTGCCTGGAGGAGCAGCCCAGCCCACCAATCAGAACGGGAGCCAGTGCCCAGCAGGCAAGGGGGCCAGCTCCGCAGTCCTGAGCCTCTGTCTCTGCACATCAGCCTCTCCAAGCCACCCAGGCACGGGGCCCCCTGTGCTTCCCCTGCCCTGGATCAACCCTCCCGCTCTCCCCAGCCCTCCACGCCCTCAGCTCAGCAAAACAGCATAGACCTCAGCCTGGCTGCGAAGCCATTGCAGCCCGCCCAGCCAGCCTCCTCCCGGGCGTCCTCCCCCAGTGCCAGGCAACCCCAACATCCTCACTGCGCCTCACCTGTCCAGGACACAGTCAGGCACAGTTTCATGCTGTTCCCCAGCCCCGTGCCCT containing:
- the TINAGL1 gene encoding tubulointerstitial nephritis antigen-like: MWPRPRGLLLLLLLAGQVALGARRGRWRRELAPGLHLRGIRDAGGSYCQKQDLCCRGRADDCALPYLGATCYCDLFCNRTVSDCCPDFWDFCLGVPPPFPPIQGCMHGGRVYPVLGTYWDNCNRCTCQEKGRWECDQEPCLVDPDMINAINQGNYGWQAGNHSAFWGMTLEEGIRYRLGTHRPPSSVMNMNEIYTGLGSGEVLPTAFEASEKWPNLVHEPLDQGNCAGSWAFSTAAVASDRVSIHSLGHMTPVLSPQNLLSCDTHHQQGCRGGRLDGAWWFLRRRGVVSDHCYPFSGHQQDEAGPAPPCMMHSRAMGRGKRQATARCPNSHVHANDIYQVTPAYRLGSNEKEIMKELLENGPVQALMEVHEDFFLYQGGIYSHTPVSLERPEHYRRHGTHSVKITGWGEETLPDGRTLKYWTAANSWGPAWGERGHFRILRGTNECDIESFVLGVWGRVGMEDMGHH